Proteins encoded together in one Chryseobacterium sp. G0201 window:
- a CDS encoding DUF6048 family protein, giving the protein MKTKLIFSFFFSILSLLSFAQENKEVKKEKWKYKPNFMVGFDILNAGSSFFSDRKMYQGFISSKIKDDLHAVIDAGFDSNIYQKNGYDVKANGPFLKLGVFYMLAKDAENEFNGFYAGGKAAGSFYTQEYMAIPVRGFGGSTASVAFPSSTQSSYWLEGMIGGRVQLFESNFYIDVNLQPKYMIFTTKQDEIQPMIVPGFGKSSSKFAMGFAWNIAYKF; this is encoded by the coding sequence TTTTCCTTCTTTTTTAGTATACTAAGTTTGTTGAGCTTTGCTCAGGAAAATAAAGAAGTAAAAAAAGAAAAATGGAAATATAAACCCAATTTTATGGTTGGTTTTGATATCCTTAATGCAGGAAGTTCTTTCTTCTCAGACAGAAAAATGTATCAGGGATTTATATCATCTAAAATTAAAGACGATCTTCACGCTGTTATTGATGCCGGTTTTGATTCTAATATATATCAGAAAAACGGATATGATGTAAAAGCAAATGGTCCGTTTCTGAAGCTAGGTGTATTTTATATGCTTGCAAAAGATGCAGAAAACGAGTTCAATGGATTTTATGCTGGAGGTAAGGCTGCAGGATCATTTTACACCCAGGAATATATGGCAATTCCGGTTCGTGGATTTGGTGGAAGTACCGCTTCAGTGGCTTTTCCGTCTTCTACACAATCCTCATATTGGCTAGAGGGGATGATTGGAGGAAGAGTACAGTTATTTGAATCTAATTTTTATATAGATGTAAATCTTCAGCCAAAATATATGATATTTACAACAAAGCAGGACGAAATTCAGCCAATGATAGTTCCTGGATTTGGAAAAAGCTCATCTAAATTTGCTATGGGATTCGCTTGGAATATTGCTTATAAATTTTAA